One genomic region from Lysobacterales bacterium encodes:
- a CDS encoding alpha/beta hydrolase: protein MNTGSFRPELILLPGLDGTGRLFASLIESLAECGVSARAIGYPAHEALGYVELEHRVRAELPAANPFVLLAESFSGPIALRIGAAPPANLLGLILSTTFAMRPTSLLGPLSGSVRWARLRPPMFLLDWFLMGPWSNQALRSGLAAALAEVSVSVLSQRAFEALHVDATDAARQQRRPSLILRASQDRLLGANAFRQLANALQPERMHEVKGPHLLLQTQPRLCAGLIAEFLQTLATA, encoded by the coding sequence GTGAACACCGGCAGCTTTCGTCCCGAGCTGATCCTGCTGCCCGGACTCGACGGCACCGGGCGCCTGTTCGCGTCATTGATTGAGTCGCTTGCCGAGTGCGGGGTTTCGGCGAGGGCCATCGGATATCCCGCGCATGAGGCGCTCGGTTACGTCGAACTCGAGCATCGCGTGCGCGCGGAGCTACCCGCCGCCAACCCGTTCGTGCTGCTCGCGGAGTCGTTCTCCGGGCCGATCGCCTTGAGGATCGGGGCTGCACCGCCCGCCAATTTGCTAGGGCTCATCCTCTCGACGACCTTCGCCATGCGCCCGACCTCCTTGCTGGGCCCGCTCTCGGGGAGCGTGCGCTGGGCGCGACTGCGTCCACCGATGTTCCTGCTCGACTGGTTCCTCATGGGCCCCTGGTCGAATCAGGCCCTGCGCTCCGGGCTCGCCGCGGCCTTGGCCGAGGTCTCGGTAAGCGTGCTGAGTCAGCGCGCGTTTGAAGCCCTGCACGTGGACGCGACGGATGCAGCCAGGCAGCAGAGGCGTCCCTCTCTGATCCTTCGGGCGAGTCAGGATCGGCTTCTAGGCGCGAACGCATTCAGGCAGCTTGCGAACGCGCTTCAGCCTGAGCGGATGCATGAGGTGAAGGGGCCGCATCTTCTGCTGCAAACGCAGCCTCGCCTGTGTGCAGGGCTGATCGCGGAGTTCCTGCAGACCTTGGCGACCGCATAG
- a CDS encoding efflux transporter outer membrane subunit — MLKHPLALALAMAFALGACTVGPEYVRPAAELPERFDQAGSHAGTEAVQPALWRAFGDPALDALITRALEANTQLAQALARLDETRALAGLSTYSLFPTVDTGFSGERSRPSGRDPFLPPEQGLTDTYRAGFDASWEIDLFGTLRNPKRAIDRRVQADAAALQHVHISVVAEVAQALFELRGAHARLRLLEENLDGWQRTLDLVTALERYGRRSAQDVAAVQAQRSALAAQYAQQEAALVRAEQRLAVLTAQPVAEVRAQIDAEAGLPELPPLVAVGTPQDWLQRRPDVREAERRLAATYADIGTAVANYFPKLTLLGGFGWTAQNFGDLGEDASERWSWGPSITWSILDFGRTRQRVQAAEARADGAEALFRETLLRALEETENAMAGYRSANRAAFDLEAAAEAARESARLVRLRFEAGSEDALALLDAERTRIDFELRAVDSEVQRATALAALYKALAGDFAELDPEALAARR, encoded by the coding sequence ATGCTTAAGCATCCGCTCGCCCTTGCCTTGGCAATGGCCTTCGCCCTGGGCGCCTGCACGGTCGGGCCGGAGTACGTCCGCCCTGCCGCCGAGCTGCCCGAGCGCTTCGACCAGGCCGGGAGCCACGCCGGCACCGAGGCCGTGCAGCCGGCCCTGTGGCGGGCCTTCGGCGATCCCGCCCTGGATGCGCTGATCACCCGTGCGCTGGAGGCCAACACCCAACTCGCCCAGGCGCTGGCGCGGCTCGATGAGACCCGTGCGCTGGCCGGGCTGTCGACCTACAGTCTGTTCCCGACCGTCGATACGGGCTTCAGCGGCGAACGCAGCCGCCCCAGCGGCCGTGACCCGTTCCTCCCGCCCGAGCAGGGCCTGACGGACACCTACCGCGCGGGCTTCGACGCCAGCTGGGAGATCGATCTGTTCGGCACCCTGCGCAACCCGAAACGTGCCATCGACCGCCGGGTGCAGGCCGATGCCGCGGCGCTGCAGCATGTCCACATCAGCGTGGTCGCTGAAGTGGCCCAGGCGCTGTTCGAGCTGCGCGGCGCCCATGCGCGCCTGCGCTTGCTTGAGGAGAACCTCGACGGCTGGCAGCGCACGCTGGATCTGGTCACCGCACTCGAACGCTACGGCCGCCGCAGCGCACAGGATGTCGCCGCCGTGCAGGCGCAGCGTTCGGCGCTGGCCGCACAGTACGCCCAGCAGGAGGCCGCACTGGTGCGCGCCGAGCAGCGGCTGGCCGTGCTGACTGCGCAGCCGGTGGCGGAGGTGCGCGCGCAGATCGATGCCGAGGCCGGGCTGCCTGAGCTGCCGCCGCTGGTGGCAGTGGGCACGCCCCAAGACTGGCTGCAGCGCCGGCCCGACGTGCGCGAGGCCGAGCGCCGCTTGGCCGCGACCTACGCGGATATCGGCACGGCGGTCGCCAACTACTTCCCCAAGCTCACCTTGCTAGGGGGCTTCGGCTGGACTGCGCAGAATTTCGGTGATCTGGGCGAGGATGCGTCCGAGCGCTGGAGCTGGGGGCCGTCAATCACCTGGAGCATTCTCGACTTCGGCCGCACCCGGCAGCGCGTGCAGGCGGCTGAGGCCCGCGCCGACGGTGCTGAGGCGCTGTTCCGCGAGACCCTGCTGCGGGCGCTTGAGGAAACCGAGAACGCGATGGCGGGCTATCGCTCGGCCAACCGCGCGGCCTTCGATCTCGAAGCGGCCGCCGAGGCCGCACGCGAGTCGGCGCGTCTGGTGCGTCTGCGATTCGAAGCGGGCAGCGAGGATGCACTCGCCCTGCTCGATGCGGAGCGCACGCGCATCGATTTCGAGCTGCGGGCGGTCGACAGCGAAGTGCAGCGTGCCACCGCATTGGCCGCGCTCTACAAGGCGCTGGCCGGCGATTTCGCGGAGCTCGATCCCGAGGCCTTGGCCGCGCGCCGCTGA
- a CDS encoding response regulator transcription factor, whose amino-acid sequence MSARIALCDDQALVLRGLSALLSDLGIEIALEAPDAESLLAALPQRPVDVIVSDIRMPGMGGIGLIGALRERGDATPVILLTTFDDSELLLRAVEAGAQGFLLKDASPEDLRAAILRVAAGETLLQPVSLGPVRAGWSAPEATPGQRITEREQSILRLVAGGYSNKEIARVLHLSEGTVKNYMSEILLKLDCRDRTHAVLKAITQKLL is encoded by the coding sequence ATGAGCGCGCGCATCGCGCTGTGCGACGACCAGGCCCTGGTGCTGCGCGGCCTGTCCGCTCTCTTGAGCGACCTCGGCATCGAGATCGCGCTGGAGGCGCCCGATGCCGAAAGCCTGCTGGCGGCCCTGCCGCAGCGGCCGGTCGACGTCATTGTCAGCGACATCCGCATGCCCGGCATGGGCGGCATCGGCCTGATCGGCGCCCTGCGCGAGCGCGGTGACGCCACGCCGGTGATCCTGCTCACCACCTTCGACGACAGCGAGCTGCTGCTGCGCGCGGTCGAGGCGGGCGCCCAGGGCTTCCTGCTGAAGGACGCCTCACCCGAAGACCTGCGCGCCGCCATCCTCCGCGTCGCTGCGGGCGAAACCCTGCTGCAGCCGGTCAGCCTAGGGCCCGTGCGCGCCGGCTGGAGCGCCCCCGAAGCCACGCCCGGGCAACGCATCACCGAGCGCGAGCAGAGCATCCTGCGGCTCGTCGCCGGCGGCTACAGCAACAAGGAAATCGCCCGCGTGCTGCACCTCTCGGAAGGCACCGTGAAGAACTACATGTCCGAGATCCTGCTGAAGCTCGACTGCCGCGACCGCACGCATGCGGTGCTGAAGGCGATCACGCAGAAGCTGCTGTAA
- a CDS encoding sensor histidine kinase, with translation MNTALASHTPAPPLGRGSGWLTPLSLAAYITWAAIAFAAVDGSTLQAGLASEWAGLGCLVGMLGLFIWRSLRDGAVDCRGARWNSVAQGVLVVLAERLLMEGQVTVLLVIVAAQLVLLMPVRWAVLCLLALNAAVALRWIGSGWSPLQALFNLVPLIGFQAFATLTGYYAGTSERARDHLAQVNAELLATQRLLEESARSGERLKLSRELHDVAGHKLTALKLNLARLQRDPALAAREEVAVSAQLADELLADIRSVVSALRQHDGLELDAALRALARPIAGTQIEVEVQEGLRVESVATAETLLRCAQEAITNALRHGRASHVHLRCARSGEGLLLEVANDGEPPRRIEFGNGLTGMRERLQAMGGRLELDVGAERGLRLRAFLPGQAA, from the coding sequence ATGAACACGGCTCTTGCTTCGCACACACCCGCGCCGCCACTTGGTCGAGGGTCGGGCTGGCTCACACCGCTCAGTCTTGCGGCCTACATCACCTGGGCGGCGATTGCCTTTGCGGCTGTCGATGGCAGCACGCTGCAGGCCGGGCTTGCCAGCGAGTGGGCGGGCCTGGGCTGCCTCGTCGGCATGCTCGGCCTGTTCATCTGGCGCAGCCTGCGCGATGGCGCCGTTGACTGCCGCGGCGCGCGCTGGAACAGCGTCGCCCAGGGCGTGCTGGTGGTGCTGGCCGAGCGCCTGCTGATGGAAGGCCAGGTCACCGTGCTGCTGGTGATCGTCGCCGCCCAGCTGGTGCTGCTGATGCCGGTGCGCTGGGCTGTGCTCTGCCTGCTCGCCCTGAACGCCGCCGTGGCCCTGCGCTGGATCGGCAGCGGCTGGTCGCCGCTGCAGGCGCTGTTCAATCTGGTGCCGCTGATCGGCTTCCAGGCGTTCGCCACGCTCACCGGCTACTACGCCGGAACGAGCGAACGCGCACGCGACCATCTGGCCCAGGTCAACGCCGAGCTGCTGGCGACGCAGCGGCTGCTTGAAGAGAGCGCCCGCAGCGGCGAGCGCTTGAAGCTCTCGCGCGAGCTGCACGACGTCGCCGGCCACAAGCTCACCGCGCTCAAGCTCAACCTGGCGCGCCTGCAGCGCGACCCTGCGCTCGCGGCGCGCGAAGAGGTTGCAGTCAGCGCTCAGCTCGCCGACGAACTGCTTGCTGACATCCGCAGCGTGGTCAGCGCCCTGCGCCAGCACGATGGCCTGGAACTGGACGCAGCCCTGCGAGCTTTGGCGCGGCCCATCGCCGGCACCCAGATCGAAGTCGAGGTGCAGGAGGGCCTGCGCGTGGAGTCGGTCGCCACCGCCGAAACCCTGCTGCGCTGCGCGCAGGAGGCCATCACCAACGCCCTGCGCCACGGCCGCGCCAGCCACGTGCATCTGCGCTGCGCGCGCAGCGGCGAGGGCCTGCTGCTGGAGGTCGCCAACGACGGCGAGCCGCCGCGCCGCATCGAATTCGGCAACGGCCTGACCGGCATGCGCGAGCGCCTGCAGGCGATGGGCGGTCGGCTGGAGCTTGATGTCGGCGCCGAGCGCGGCCTGCGTCTGCGCGCCTTCCTGCCGGGGCAGGCCGCATGA
- the hutU gene encoding urocanate hydratase, which translates to MSTSTAKAQPRRVSAPRGSTLHCRSWLTEAAYRMLQNNLDPEVAENPDALVVYGGIGKAARDWDSFETILKTLERLGDDQTLLVQSGKPVGVFPTHPDAPRVLIANSNLVPKWASWEHFDELDRKGLMMYGQMTAGSWIYIGSQGIVQGTYETFVEAGRQHYGGDLTGRWVLTAGLGGMGGAQPLAASFAGACSLSIECQQSRIDFRLRSRYLDEQASDLDDALARIRRYTAEGRAISIGLLGNAAEVLPELVRRAQAGGMKPDLVTDQTSAHDLVNGYLPPGWSVEQWQAAQRDPSKHAELRAAAARGCAEHVRALLAFQQMGVPTFDYGNNLRQVAKDQGVANAFDFPGFVPAYIRPLFCRGVGPFRWVALSGDPEDIAKTDAKIKALFPENRHLHRWLDMAGERIAFQGLPARICWIGLGERHRAGLAFNEMVRKGELKAPIVIGRDHLDSGSVSSPNRETEAMLDGSDAVSDWPLLNAMLNVAGGATWVSLHHGGGVGMGYSQHSGVVIVCDGSEAADQRIARVLWNDPGTGVMRHADAGYAIAQQCAREQGLDLPMLG; encoded by the coding sequence ATGAGTACCTCCACCGCGAAGGCCCAGCCGCGTCGCGTCAGCGCGCCCCGGGGCAGCACCCTGCACTGCCGCAGCTGGCTGACCGAAGCCGCCTACCGGATGCTGCAGAACAACCTCGACCCCGAGGTCGCCGAGAACCCCGATGCGCTGGTGGTCTACGGCGGCATCGGCAAGGCCGCGCGCGACTGGGACAGCTTCGAGACGATCCTGAAGACGCTTGAGCGCCTAGGGGATGACCAGACCCTGCTGGTGCAGAGCGGCAAGCCGGTCGGCGTGTTCCCGACCCACCCGGACGCACCGCGTGTGCTGATCGCCAATTCGAACCTGGTGCCGAAGTGGGCCAGCTGGGAGCACTTCGACGAACTCGATCGCAAGGGCCTGATGATGTACGGCCAGATGACGGCCGGCAGCTGGATCTACATCGGCAGCCAGGGCATCGTTCAAGGGACGTACGAAACCTTCGTCGAAGCCGGCCGCCAGCACTACGGCGGCGATCTCACCGGCCGCTGGGTGCTCACCGCAGGCCTGGGCGGCATGGGCGGCGCGCAGCCGCTGGCGGCGAGCTTCGCCGGGGCGTGCTCGCTCAGCATCGAATGCCAGCAGTCGCGCATCGACTTCCGCCTGCGCTCGCGCTACCTCGACGAGCAGGCCAGCGATCTCGACGACGCGCTCGCGCGCATCCGTCGCTACACGGCAGAAGGCCGGGCGATTTCGATCGGCCTGCTCGGCAATGCGGCTGAGGTGCTGCCCGAACTGGTGCGGCGTGCCCAGGCGGGTGGGATGAAGCCGGATCTCGTGACCGACCAGACTTCGGCCCACGACCTCGTCAACGGCTACCTGCCGCCGGGCTGGAGCGTCGAGCAGTGGCAGGCCGCGCAGCGCGATCCGTCCAAACATGCGGAACTGCGCGCCGCTGCAGCGCGAGGCTGCGCGGAGCACGTGCGCGCCCTGCTGGCCTTCCAGCAGATGGGCGTGCCCACCTTCGACTATGGCAACAACCTGCGTCAGGTCGCGAAGGATCAGGGCGTGGCCAACGCCTTCGACTTCCCCGGCTTCGTGCCCGCCTACATCCGTCCGCTGTTCTGCCGCGGTGTGGGCCCCTTCCGCTGGGTCGCGCTGTCGGGCGACCCCGAGGACATCGCGAAGACCGACGCCAAGATCAAGGCGCTGTTCCCCGAGAACCGCCACCTGCACCGCTGGCTGGACATGGCCGGCGAGCGCATCGCCTTCCAGGGCCTGCCCGCGCGCATCTGCTGGATCGGTCTGGGCGAGCGCCATCGCGCGGGGCTGGCCTTCAACGAGATGGTGCGGAAGGGGGAGCTGAAGGCGCCGATCGTGATCGGGCGTGACCATCTCGACTCCGGGTCTGTCTCCAGCCCCAACCGCGAGACGGAAGCCATGCTCGACGGCTCCGACGCGGTCTCGGACTGGCCGCTGCTGAACGCAATGCTCAACGTCGCCGGCGGCGCCACCTGGGTCAGCCTGCACCACGGCGGCGGCGTCGGCATGGGCTACAGCCAGCACAGCGGCGTGGTCATCGTCTGCGACGGCAGCGAGGCAGCAGATCAGCGCATCGCCCGCGTGCTGTGGAACGACCCGGGCACCGGCGTGATGCGGCATGCGGATGCGGGCTATGCGATCGCGCAGCAGTGCGCGCGCGAGCAAGGGCTGGATTTGCCGATGTTGGGGTGA
- a CDS encoding efflux RND transporter permease subunit — protein sequence MAHSDLSRVFVDRPILAAVLSIVIFVAGLIAIPNLPITEYPEVAPPSVQVTAIYPGANPKTIADTVAAPLEEAINGVENMIYMKSAASSDGTVVLTITFALGTDVDLAAVQVQNRVAQALPRLPDSVRALGVTTAKVSPNITMVVHLLSPDKRYDGLYLSNFANLNVKDELARLPGVGNAQAFGAGVYAMRVWIDPDQAAARGLTALDVVGAIREQNVQVSAGAIGASPQPSGASVQLLVNARGRLETPEQFGAIVLKTGENGAVTRLRDVARIELGSNTYALNSYLNNTEAAAIVIFEAPGANSIALSDAVRARMAELKQSFPEGVDYAIAYDPTVFVRASVDSVITTLLEAVLLVVLVVVVFLQTWRASIIPLLAVPVSIVGTFAVLLLLGYSINVLTLFGLVLAIGIVVDDAIVVVENVERHIEEGLAPIDAAHKAMSEVSGPIVAISLVLAAVFVPIAFIDGVTGQFYRQFAVTIAVSVLISAFNSLTLSPALAAVLLKPHGAPKDALARGIDRVFGRFFAWFNARFKRSSDRYAGRIGGTIARAPRLLVTYAVLVVVTVLGFTQIPGGFIPTQDKQYLFAGVQLPEGATLERTEAAMKRMGEIALETPGVADVVQFPGLNAIHFVSTPNVGVMFIGLDPPGELPKPAAAIAGELTGKFGAIQDGMAFAFMPPPVNGYGNAAGVEAYVQDRQRIGYGELNVATQALTGTISQLPGFGPGSAFSSFQANVPQLDAVVDRDKVKEGGLALTDVFDSLQIYLGSAYVNDFNLFGRTYSVYAQADAPFRDEVGDVARLQVRNAQGEMVPLGSVVELVPSFGPDPVVRYNGYPAADVSASPFDPAAVSSSDAVGIARDTAAQVLPRGMSLEFTGLTYQQVNQGIAQYLVFPLCVLLVFLVLAALYESWSLPLAVILIVPMCLLSALGGIWVLNKINEGWYIAQIILGWINPMTAAPPTIIDMNVFTQIGLVVLMGLACKNAILIVEFARDLEKQGRGIVDAAVEACRLRLRPILMTSFAFCAGVLPLVFASGAGAEVRHVMGVTVFFGMLGVTFFGLFFTPVFYVVIRKLVERRRARPAAAEEAPAHA from the coding sequence ATGGCCCACTCCGACCTTTCCCGCGTCTTCGTCGACCGGCCGATTCTGGCCGCCGTCCTGTCCATCGTCATCTTCGTGGCCGGCCTGATCGCCATCCCCAACCTGCCGATCACCGAGTACCCGGAAGTCGCGCCGCCCAGCGTGCAGGTCACCGCGATCTATCCCGGCGCCAACCCCAAGACCATCGCCGACACCGTGGCCGCCCCGCTCGAGGAGGCGATCAACGGCGTCGAGAACATGATCTACATGAAGTCGGCGGCGTCCTCGGACGGTACCGTCGTGCTGACGATCACCTTCGCGCTGGGCACCGACGTGGACCTCGCGGCCGTGCAGGTGCAGAACCGCGTCGCCCAGGCCCTGCCGCGCCTGCCCGACTCGGTGCGAGCGCTCGGCGTCACCACCGCCAAGGTGTCGCCGAACATCACGATGGTGGTGCACCTGCTGTCGCCGGATAAGCGCTACGACGGACTGTACCTGTCGAACTTCGCGAACCTCAACGTCAAGGACGAACTCGCGCGCCTGCCCGGCGTGGGCAACGCGCAGGCCTTCGGCGCGGGCGTCTATGCGATGCGCGTCTGGATCGACCCCGATCAGGCGGCCGCGCGCGGGCTGACCGCGCTCGACGTGGTGGGGGCGATCCGCGAGCAGAACGTGCAGGTGTCGGCCGGTGCGATCGGCGCGTCGCCGCAGCCGAGTGGCGCTTCGGTACAGCTGCTCGTCAACGCGCGCGGTCGACTTGAAACCCCCGAGCAGTTCGGCGCCATCGTGCTCAAGACCGGCGAGAACGGGGCGGTCACGCGGCTTCGCGACGTCGCGCGCATCGAGCTGGGCTCGAACACGTACGCGCTGAACAGCTACCTCAACAACACCGAAGCCGCGGCGATCGTCATCTTCGAGGCGCCCGGCGCGAACTCGATCGCGCTGTCCGATGCCGTCCGCGCCCGCATGGCCGAGCTCAAGCAGAGCTTCCCCGAAGGCGTCGACTACGCGATCGCCTACGACCCCACCGTCTTCGTGCGTGCCTCGGTCGATTCGGTGATCACGACCCTGCTGGAGGCCGTGCTGCTGGTGGTGCTCGTGGTCGTGGTGTTCCTGCAGACCTGGCGCGCCTCCATCATTCCGCTGCTGGCAGTGCCCGTGTCCATCGTCGGCACCTTCGCGGTGCTGCTGCTCCTCGGCTATTCGATCAATGTGCTGACCCTGTTCGGGCTGGTGCTGGCGATCGGCATCGTGGTCGACGACGCCATCGTGGTCGTCGAGAACGTCGAGCGTCACATCGAGGAAGGGCTGGCCCCCATCGACGCCGCGCACAAGGCGATGAGCGAGGTGTCCGGGCCGATCGTCGCGATCTCGCTGGTGCTGGCGGCGGTGTTCGTGCCGATCGCCTTCATCGACGGCGTGACCGGCCAGTTCTACCGCCAGTTCGCGGTGACCATCGCGGTGTCCGTGCTGATCTCCGCGTTCAACTCGCTGACCTTGAGCCCGGCGCTGGCCGCGGTGCTGCTCAAGCCCCACGGCGCACCGAAGGACGCGCTGGCGCGCGGCATAGATCGCGTGTTCGGCCGCTTCTTCGCCTGGTTCAACGCCCGCTTCAAGCGCAGCTCGGACCGCTATGCCGGCCGCATCGGCGGCACCATTGCGCGGGCGCCGCGCCTGCTCGTCACCTACGCCGTGCTTGTGGTTGTCACGGTGCTCGGATTCACGCAGATCCCCGGCGGCTTCATTCCGACCCAGGACAAGCAGTATCTGTTCGCTGGCGTGCAGCTGCCGGAAGGGGCGACGCTGGAGCGCACCGAGGCCGCGATGAAGCGCATGGGTGAGATCGCGCTGGAAACGCCCGGCGTCGCTGATGTCGTGCAGTTTCCTGGCCTCAACGCCATCCACTTCGTCAGTACGCCCAACGTCGGCGTGATGTTCATCGGTCTGGATCCGCCCGGCGAGCTGCCCAAGCCGGCTGCGGCCATCGCGGGCGAACTGACTGGCAAGTTCGGCGCCATCCAGGACGGCATGGCCTTCGCCTTCATGCCGCCGCCGGTGAACGGCTACGGCAATGCCGCGGGCGTCGAGGCCTATGTGCAGGATCGTCAGCGCATCGGCTACGGCGAGCTCAACGTCGCCACGCAGGCCCTGACCGGAACGATCAGCCAGCTGCCCGGCTTCGGCCCCGGCTCGGCCTTCTCCTCCTTCCAGGCCAACGTGCCGCAGCTCGATGCGGTGGTGGACCGCGACAAGGTCAAGGAGGGCGGGCTTGCGCTGACCGATGTCTTCGACAGCCTGCAGATCTACCTCGGCAGCGCCTATGTCAACGACTTCAACCTGTTCGGCCGCACCTACTCGGTCTACGCACAGGCGGATGCCCCCTTCCGCGACGAGGTGGGCGATGTGGCACGCCTGCAGGTGCGCAATGCGCAGGGCGAGATGGTGCCGCTGGGCAGCGTGGTCGAGCTGGTGCCGAGCTTCGGCCCCGATCCGGTGGTGCGTTACAACGGCTACCCCGCGGCCGATGTCAGCGCCAGCCCCTTCGATCCGGCCGCGGTCAGCAGCAGCGACGCTGTCGGCATCGCCCGCGACACCGCCGCCCAGGTGCTGCCGCGCGGCATGAGCCTTGAGTTCACCGGCCTGACCTACCAGCAGGTCAACCAGGGCATCGCGCAGTACCTGGTGTTTCCGCTGTGTGTGCTGCTGGTCTTCCTGGTGCTGGCCGCGCTGTACGAGAGCTGGTCGCTGCCGCTGGCGGTGATCCTGATCGTGCCGATGTGCCTGCTGTCGGCGCTCGGCGGCATCTGGGTGCTCAACAAGATCAACGAGGGCTGGTACATCGCGCAGATCATCCTTGGTTGGATCAACCCGATGACCGCCGCGCCGCCCACCATCATCGACATGAACGTGTTCACCCAGATTGGCCTGGTCGTGCTGATGGGCCTGGCCTGCAAGAACGCCATCCTGATCGTCGAGTTCGCCCGCGATCTGGAGAAGCAGGGCCGCGGCATCGTCGACGCTGCGGTCGAGGCCTGCCGCCTGCGTCTGCGGCCGATCCTGATGACCAGCTTCGCCTTCTGCGCCGGCGTGCTGCCGCTGGTGTTCGCCAGCGGCGCCGGTGCCGAGGTCCGCCATGTGATGGGCGTGACCGTGTTCTTCGGCATGCTCGGCGTGACCTTCTTCGGCCTGTTCTTCACTCCGGTGTTCTATGTGGTCATCCGCAAACTGGTCGAGCGCCGCCGCGCCCGCCCGGCCGCTGCCGAGGAGGCGCCCGCCCATGCTTAA
- the hutH gene encoding histidine ammonia-lyase, with amino-acid sequence MTLTLTPGHLSLEQLQSIHAGGVRVELDHHARAGIRASAELVQRHAAGDAPVYGVNTGFGKLASTRISKADLAQLQLNLIRSHSVGVGAPLSPEVVRLMLVTKAASLARGHSGVREEVIDAILDVYNEGLVPYVPAQGSVGASGDLAPLSHMTLALLGEGEFLVHGERRPASEVLANHGLKPLTLEAKEGLALINGTQTSTALALHALFAFEPVLESALVIGALTVDAARGSDGPFDPRIHAVRGQPGQIDVAQYYRALLAGSAIRASHAEGDDRVQDPYCLRCQPQVVGACLDQLRYAARVLLREANAVTDNPLVFADEGLMVSGGNFHAEPVALAADAMATAIAEVGAIAERRIAMLIDAGVSRLPPFLTRDAGLNSGFMIAHVTAAALASENKSLAHPASVDSLPTSANQEDHVSMATFAARRLQAMIDNVTHILGVEYLAAAQGIEFLRPLTSSTPLEAAHALLRAQCPSVETDRYLAPDIERAAALVRRGELIPLLRALPGLPELWVPA; translated from the coding sequence ATGACCCTCACCCTCACCCCCGGCCACCTGAGCCTTGAGCAGCTGCAGTCCATCCATGCGGGCGGCGTGCGCGTCGAGCTGGATCACCACGCCCGCGCCGGCATCCGCGCGAGTGCCGAGCTGGTGCAGCGGCATGCGGCCGGCGATGCGCCGGTCTATGGCGTCAACACCGGCTTCGGCAAGCTGGCGTCCACCCGCATCAGCAAGGCGGATCTCGCCCAGCTGCAGCTGAACCTGATCCGCTCGCACTCGGTCGGCGTCGGCGCACCGCTGTCGCCTGAAGTCGTCCGCCTGATGCTGGTGACCAAGGCGGCCAGCCTCGCGCGCGGGCATTCCGGCGTGCGCGAGGAGGTGATCGATGCCATCCTCGATGTCTACAACGAGGGTCTGGTGCCCTATGTGCCGGCGCAGGGTTCGGTGGGCGCCTCGGGCGATCTCGCGCCGCTGTCCCACATGACCCTGGCCCTGCTCGGCGAAGGCGAGTTCCTGGTTCACGGCGAACGTCGCCCGGCATCCGAGGTGCTCGCCAATCACGGGCTGAAGCCGCTCACGCTCGAAGCCAAGGAAGGTCTGGCCCTGATCAATGGCACCCAGACCTCGACCGCACTGGCCCTGCATGCGCTGTTCGCCTTCGAGCCGGTGCTGGAATCCGCGCTCGTCATCGGCGCACTCACGGTCGATGCCGCGCGCGGCAGCGATGGCCCGTTTGATCCGCGGATCCACGCCGTGCGCGGCCAGCCGGGGCAGATCGATGTCGCCCAGTACTACCGGGCATTGCTTGCCGGCAGCGCCATTCGCGCCTCGCATGCCGAAGGCGACGACCGCGTGCAGGATCCGTACTGCCTGCGCTGCCAGCCGCAGGTCGTCGGCGCCTGCCTCGACCAGCTGCGCTACGCCGCCCGTGTACTGCTGCGCGAAGCCAATGCCGTCACCGACAACCCGCTGGTCTTCGCCGACGAAGGGCTGATGGTGTCGGGCGGCAATTTCCATGCGGAGCCGGTGGCGCTGGCCGCCGATGCCATGGCCACCGCCATCGCCGAAGTCGGCGCGATTGCCGAGCGCCGCATCGCCATGCTGATCGACGCCGGCGTCTCGCGCCTGCCGCCGTTCCTGACCCGCGATGCAGGGTTGAACAGCGGCTTCATGATCGCCCACGTCACCGCCGCGGCCCTGGCCAGCGAGAACAAGTCGCTGGCGCATCCGGCCTCGGTGGACAGCCTGCCGACCAGCGCCAATCAGGAAGATCATGTGTCGATGGCGACCTTCGCCGCGCGCCGACTGCAGGCCATGATCGACAACGTCACGCACATCCTCGGCGTGGAGTACCTGGCGGCCGCGCAGGGCATCGAGTTCCTGCGTCCGCTGACCAGCTCGACCCCGCTGGAAGCCGCCCACGCCCTGCTGCGCGCGCAGTGCCCGAGCGTGGAGACCGATCGCTACCTCGCCCCCGATATCGAACGCGCCGCGGCCCTCGTCAGGCGCGGCGAGTTGATTCCGCTGCTGCGCGCCCTGCCGGGTTTGCCGGAGCTGTGGGTGCCGGCGTGA